In the Pseudanabaena sp. PCC 7367 genome, one interval contains:
- a CDS encoding response regulator transcription factor, with the protein MRILVVEDDEPIAEAISLALTSSNNIVDTAYDGQAGWDLLEAYDYDLVLLDVILPKLDGVGLCQKLRNKGSKIPVLMMTAKGKLNDKVLGLDSGADDYLVKPFELAELEARIRALMRRRDAQFSFVLRWEKLELDPNGCTASFDMKPLPLTPKEYGLLEIFLRAGSRVLSRTKILELLWSADADAPSEEAVKMHIRSLRQKLKSNGAPDDLIQTVYGLGYKLRKTEQS; encoded by the coding sequence ATGCGAATTTTGGTAGTTGAAGACGATGAGCCGATCGCTGAGGCTATCTCTTTAGCTTTAACTAGTAGCAACAATATTGTAGACACGGCCTACGACGGCCAAGCCGGGTGGGATCTGCTGGAAGCCTATGACTATGATTTAGTCCTGCTAGACGTGATTTTACCCAAGCTTGATGGGGTCGGTCTGTGTCAAAAGTTGCGTAATAAAGGCTCGAAAATTCCAGTATTGATGATGACTGCCAAGGGTAAGCTGAATGATAAGGTGCTGGGTCTAGATTCTGGGGCGGACGATTATTTGGTCAAACCCTTTGAACTCGCTGAATTGGAAGCGCGGATTCGGGCGCTGATGCGGCGGCGTGATGCTCAGTTTTCCTTTGTGCTGCGATGGGAAAAGCTGGAATTAGATCCCAATGGCTGTACTGCCAGCTTTGATATGAAGCCCTTACCTCTTACTCCCAAAGAATATGGCCTTTTGGAAATATTCTTACGGGCTGGGAGCCGCGTACTCAGTCGCACTAAAATCCTGGAATTATTGTGGTCAGCGGATGCGGATGCACCCAGTGAAGAGGCAGTGAAAATGCATATTCGCAGCTTGCGTCAAAAGTTAAAAAGCAATGGCGCACCGGATGATTTAATTCAAACCGTTTATGGGTTGGGGTACAAGCTTCGCAAAACCGAGCAATCTTAA